In a single window of the Microbacterium sp. SL75 genome:
- a CDS encoding SGNH/GDSL hydrolase family protein translates to MRARRLLGLTAAASLVLGLTACAAPATESAPAATGPAATGPVVSFYGDSYTRGTGASSNDKRWSTIVSAERGWREINRSENGLGFVNRRASMGPGLDDIPAQVIADDPDLVFVTMGLNDNFSYDRAAERIRETIESDLQRLREGLPDARIVVVEPFWYTADRPASVDVIAGWVEDAAARIGADHIEGASHWLDGHYADSADSWMAGDGLHPNDTGYAHLAEQMDAALGALDPPL, encoded by the coding sequence ATGCGCGCGCGACGACTCCTCGGCCTGACCGCAGCGGCATCCCTCGTTCTCGGGCTGACCGCCTGCGCGGCACCCGCCACCGAATCCGCCCCCGCCGCCACCGGACCCGCCGCCACCGGACCCGTCGTGTCGTTCTACGGCGATTCGTACACACGCGGCACGGGCGCGAGTTCGAACGACAAGCGCTGGTCGACGATCGTGTCGGCCGAGCGCGGCTGGCGCGAGATCAACCGCAGCGAGAACGGCCTCGGCTTCGTCAACCGCCGCGCCTCGATGGGGCCCGGACTCGACGACATCCCCGCCCAGGTCATCGCCGACGACCCCGACCTCGTCTTCGTCACCATGGGGTTGAACGACAACTTCAGCTACGACCGCGCGGCCGAGCGCATCCGCGAGACGATCGAGAGCGACCTGCAGCGCCTGCGCGAGGGATTGCCCGACGCACGGATCGTCGTCGTCGAGCCCTTCTGGTACACCGCCGACCGCCCGGCGTCGGTCGACGTCATCGCGGGCTGGGTCGAAGACGCCGCGGCGCGCATCGGCGCCGACCACATCGAGGGGGCGAGCCACTGGCTCGACGGGCACTACGCCGACTCCGCCGACAGCTGGATGGCCGGCGACGGCCTGCACCCGAACGACACCGGGTACGCGCACCTGGCAGAGCAGATGGATGCCGCGCTGGGCGCCCTCGATCCGCCCCTATGA
- a CDS encoding 4-hydroxybenzoate 3-monooxygenase encodes MTTTVRTRVAIVGAGPAGLLLSHLLDRAGIESVVIDQRSRDDIESTIRAGILEQGTVELLDTLGPASRARTQGHRHDGVELRFEGEGHRIDFAASVGRAVWLYPQHEVLKDLIAARLDAGQDLRFGITAERVDDAGTARPRVIARDADGQPLEIEADFVVGSDGSRSVARAAVTGSSTGGYFREYPFAWFGILCEAPPSSDELIYSNSPDGFALVSQRSDTVQRMYFQCDPDTDTNAYSEAQLWDELQRRVPGTTLKQGPIFQRDVLRFRSFVAHELRRGRVALVGDAAHTVPPTGAKGMNLAIADVRLLAAALEALLLENDDRLLDAYPETASRRIWKAQHFSWWMTSLLHVAPDATDFDRRRQIGELRTVVESEHGRAYLAEAYCGWPSDA; translated from the coding sequence ATGACCACCACCGTCCGTACCCGCGTCGCCATCGTCGGCGCCGGCCCCGCGGGGCTCCTGCTCTCGCATCTGCTCGACCGAGCGGGCATCGAGTCCGTCGTCATCGACCAGCGCTCGCGCGACGACATCGAGAGCACGATCCGGGCCGGCATCCTCGAGCAGGGCACCGTCGAACTGCTCGACACCCTCGGTCCCGCCTCGCGTGCCCGCACCCAGGGGCACCGCCACGACGGCGTCGAACTGCGCTTCGAGGGCGAGGGTCACCGCATCGACTTCGCGGCATCCGTCGGCCGTGCCGTCTGGCTGTACCCGCAGCACGAGGTGCTGAAAGACCTCATCGCCGCGCGGCTCGACGCCGGGCAGGATCTTCGTTTCGGCATCACGGCCGAGCGCGTCGACGACGCCGGCACCGCCCGCCCCCGCGTCATCGCCCGTGACGCCGACGGGCAGCCCCTCGAGATCGAGGCGGACTTCGTCGTCGGCTCCGACGGCTCGCGCAGCGTCGCTCGCGCGGCAGTCACCGGCTCGAGCACCGGCGGATACTTCCGCGAGTACCCGTTCGCGTGGTTCGGCATCCTGTGCGAGGCCCCGCCCTCGAGCGACGAGCTCATCTACAGCAACTCCCCCGACGGCTTCGCCCTGGTCAGCCAGCGTTCCGACACCGTGCAGCGTATGTACTTCCAGTGCGACCCCGACACCGACACGAACGCGTATTCCGAGGCCCAGCTGTGGGACGAGCTGCAGAGGCGCGTGCCCGGCACGACCTTGAAGCAGGGCCCGATCTTCCAGCGCGACGTCCTGCGCTTCCGCAGCTTCGTCGCGCACGAGCTGCGCCGCGGCCGCGTCGCGCTCGTCGGAGATGCCGCGCACACCGTGCCGCCCACCGGCGCCAAGGGCATGAACCTCGCGATCGCCGACGTGCGCCTGCTCGCCGCCGCCCTCGAGGCGCTGCTGCTCGAGAACGACGATCGCCTGCTCGACGCGTACCCCGAGACCGCCAGCCGCCGCATCTGGAAGGCGCAGCACTTCTCGTGGTGGATGACGAGCCTGCTGCACGTGGCCCCGGATGCCACCGACTTCGACCGTCGACGCCAGATCGGCGAACTGCGCACCGTCGTGGAGTCCGAGCACGGCCGCGCCTACCTCGCCGAGGCCTACTGCGGCTGGCCCTCCGACGCCTGA
- a CDS encoding Pr6Pr family membrane protein, with protein MTSHPATVRSFARVVAGAIVLVVVLFAYVLRIAAGDANPLDYFGYFTNQTSSLTALVLIAVGGIGLANRALPFPLALAWAIGAACLIVVGVVYNALVPGTGSAPPWVSAVLHAVFPVIVVLDIATARDRPRLAWRHLWWVLPYPLLWITVVLVRGATDGWVPYGFLLPERGLASLVLHIVGILALLLVAAAGVWALSRRRFSRASRS; from the coding sequence GTGACCTCCCACCCGGCAACCGTGCGTTCCTTCGCTCGCGTCGTCGCCGGCGCGATCGTGCTCGTCGTGGTGCTGTTCGCCTACGTGCTGCGGATCGCGGCGGGCGACGCCAACCCCCTCGACTACTTCGGATACTTCACCAATCAGACGAGCAGTCTGACGGCGCTCGTGCTGATCGCCGTCGGAGGAATCGGTCTGGCGAATCGAGCCCTGCCGTTCCCGCTCGCTCTCGCGTGGGCGATCGGCGCGGCCTGTCTGATCGTGGTCGGAGTCGTCTACAACGCTCTGGTGCCCGGAACGGGGTCTGCCCCGCCGTGGGTCAGTGCGGTGTTGCACGCCGTGTTCCCGGTCATCGTCGTCCTTGACATCGCGACGGCTCGCGACCGGCCGCGGCTCGCGTGGCGGCACCTCTGGTGGGTACTGCCGTACCCGCTGCTCTGGATCACCGTCGTCCTCGTGCGCGGGGCGACCGACGGGTGGGTTCCCTACGGGTTCCTGCTGCCCGAGCGCGGCCTCGCTTCGCTGGTGCTGCACATCGTCGGCATCCTGGCTCTGCTTCTCGTCGCGGCGGCGGGGGTCTGGGCGCTCAGCCGACGGCGGTTTTCGCGAGCGTCGCGGTCATAG
- a CDS encoding lyase family protein, which yields MRSDPLPRIDLGLLSPVSVGHDALLSDGFVLSTMIRVECALVAAYVEVGAAPRGARVEIDHVFGIDEKGGASPRGIDVDALVRDAVAGGNPVIPLVGALKAQVPEEHRAWIHRGATSQDILDTALMVVARRAVEQTRRSVENAAVWARQLATAHADEVSAARTLTQHAVPTTIGARAAIWARGLERAVVRLDALVFPAQLAGAGGTLASFVEITGSTDAADALPAAFARALELDAPDAPWHVARWPVTEIGDALVQAIDALGKMAADVATLSRTEIGEVSEGVGGGSSAMPQKQNPAEAVLTRSAALRAPHLGATLHLASALAVDERPDGAWHSEWPTLRELLRLAVGASAHGSSLLAHLRVDAAAAAATVGLTGGRIVSERLRGVLVPLIGAERFAALLDGDDDLAPRLRALPEAAGLDVDTLLDPARYLGLAPRLARGTGHAGGGTARSRGVDA from the coding sequence TTGCGTTCTGATCCCCTTCCGCGCATCGACCTCGGGCTGCTCTCGCCGGTGAGCGTCGGTCATGACGCGCTGCTGTCGGACGGGTTCGTGCTGTCCACGATGATCCGCGTCGAGTGCGCGCTGGTCGCGGCGTACGTCGAGGTGGGGGCCGCCCCGCGCGGGGCGCGGGTCGAGATCGACCACGTCTTCGGGATCGACGAGAAGGGTGGCGCGTCCCCGCGCGGGATCGACGTCGACGCCCTCGTCCGCGACGCGGTCGCCGGGGGCAACCCCGTGATCCCGCTCGTCGGCGCGCTGAAGGCGCAGGTGCCCGAGGAGCATCGAGCGTGGATCCACCGCGGGGCGACGAGCCAGGACATCCTCGACACGGCGCTGATGGTGGTCGCGCGGCGCGCGGTCGAACAGACGCGTCGTTCGGTCGAGAACGCGGCCGTCTGGGCCCGACAGCTCGCCACCGCGCACGCCGACGAGGTGTCCGCGGCCCGTACCCTCACCCAGCACGCCGTGCCCACCACGATCGGTGCGCGCGCCGCGATCTGGGCGCGCGGACTCGAGCGCGCCGTCGTGCGGCTGGATGCCCTCGTCTTCCCCGCGCAGCTCGCGGGTGCGGGAGGGACGCTCGCGTCGTTCGTCGAGATCACCGGATCGACGGATGCCGCCGATGCCCTTCCCGCGGCTTTCGCCCGGGCCCTCGAACTCGACGCCCCCGACGCGCCCTGGCACGTGGCGCGTTGGCCCGTGACGGAGATCGGAGACGCCCTCGTCCAGGCCATCGATGCGCTCGGCAAGATGGCCGCCGACGTCGCGACGCTCAGCCGCACCGAGATCGGCGAGGTCTCGGAGGGCGTGGGCGGAGGATCGTCGGCGATGCCCCAGAAGCAGAACCCCGCCGAGGCGGTGCTCACCCGCTCGGCCGCCCTGCGCGCACCGCACCTGGGTGCGACCCTGCACCTCGCCTCGGCCCTCGCGGTCGACGAGCGCCCCGACGGCGCCTGGCACTCCGAGTGGCCGACACTGCGCGAGCTGCTCCGCCTCGCGGTCGGTGCGTCCGCGCACGGATCGTCCCTGCTCGCGCACCTGCGCGTCGACGCGGCCGCCGCCGCCGCCACCGTCGGTCTGACCGGCGGGCGCATCGTCAGCGAGCGCCTGCGGGGAGTGCTCGTGCCGCTCATCGGTGCCGAGCGCTTCGCAGCCTTGCTCGATGGTGACGACGACCTCGCCCCGCGTCTGCGCGCGCTGCCCGAGGCGGCCGGTCTCGACGTCGACACGTTGCTCGACCCGGCTCGGTACCTCGGCCTCGCCCCCCGCCTCGCGCGTGGCACGGGTCACGCGGGCGGCGGCACGGCACGCAGCAGGGGAGTCGACGCATGA
- a CDS encoding alpha/beta fold hydrolase: MSLVSLTEPVGPADAPLVVLGPSLGTSTILWEDVVPLLADDYRVCAWDLPGHGAGPRVHEAFTVGDLADAVAAAVPEETFLYAGVSLGGATGLELALRHGERLRGAAIVASGAVLGEPASWTDRAAQARAQSTSSLIVGSAQRWFAPNSIARRPELTGRLLHVLQDADDDGYARCCEALAAYDVRPVLGEIRVPVLAAWGSFDAVAPEAKAVEIAEGVADGRVARIDDAGHLPPAEQPEAVAALLRSFFVPATGKDA; the protein is encoded by the coding sequence ATGAGCCTCGTTTCGCTGACCGAGCCGGTCGGACCCGCCGACGCGCCCCTCGTGGTGCTGGGGCCGTCGCTGGGCACCTCGACGATCCTCTGGGAGGACGTCGTGCCCCTCCTCGCCGACGACTACCGCGTCTGCGCATGGGACCTCCCCGGCCACGGCGCGGGGCCCCGGGTGCACGAGGCGTTCACCGTCGGGGACCTCGCGGATGCCGTGGCCGCCGCCGTACCCGAGGAGACGTTCCTCTATGCCGGGGTGTCCCTGGGCGGTGCGACGGGGCTCGAGCTCGCGCTGCGGCACGGCGAGCGTCTTCGAGGCGCCGCGATCGTGGCATCCGGAGCCGTCCTGGGAGAACCCGCGTCGTGGACGGACCGGGCGGCGCAGGCCCGGGCGCAGAGCACCTCGAGCCTCATCGTCGGCTCGGCCCAGCGCTGGTTCGCCCCCAACTCGATCGCGCGGCGTCCCGAGTTGACCGGGCGTCTGCTGCATGTCCTTCAAGATGCCGACGACGACGGCTACGCGCGCTGCTGCGAGGCGCTCGCCGCGTACGACGTGCGGCCCGTGCTGGGCGAGATCCGCGTCCCCGTGCTCGCGGCCTGGGGGTCGTTCGACGCCGTCGCCCCGGAGGCCAAGGCGGTCGAGATCGCCGAGGGTGTGGCGGACGGCCGTGTCGCGCGCATCGACGACGCCGGCCATCTCCCGCCCGCCGAGCAGCCCGAGGCCGTGGCGGCGCTGCTGCGGTCGTTCTTCGTACCTGCGACCGGAAAGGACGCCTGA
- the pcaC gene encoding 4-carboxymuconolactone decarboxylase, with protein MPTDQERHDQGMAVRRAVLSDEHVDRATAATTELTADWQDFITRVAWGDVWSRPGLDRRSRSVAVLSSLIAHGHHEELAMHLRAALRNGLTIDEIREVILQSAIYSGVPAANTAFRIATQVFAEDA; from the coding sequence ATGCCCACCGACCAGGAACGCCACGACCAGGGCATGGCCGTTCGCCGTGCCGTGCTGTCGGACGAACACGTGGACCGCGCGACGGCGGCGACGACCGAGCTCACCGCCGACTGGCAGGACTTCATCACGCGCGTGGCCTGGGGCGACGTCTGGTCGCGGCCCGGTCTGGACCGCCGCTCCCGTTCGGTCGCGGTGCTGAGCTCGCTCATCGCCCACGGCCACCACGAAGAGCTCGCGATGCACCTGCGGGCGGCACTGCGCAACGGCCTCACGATCGACGAGATCCGCGAGGTGATCCTGCAGTCGGCGATCTACTCGGGTGTGCCGGCGGCCAACACGGCGTTTCGCATCGCGACTCAGGTGTTCGCCGAAGACGCGTGA
- the pcaG gene encoding protocatechuate 3,4-dioxygenase subunit alpha, translating to MIPAKTHRATPGQTVGPFFAYGLEFPKQHEVVFPHSPGAIVLSGTVYDGAGSPIPDALIEIFGADADGSVPRARGAFRRDGHTFTGFGRAFTDDEGRYSFWTREPGGIWGRAGFFAAIVFARGLPDKLHTRIYSPADQDALAADPLLSSLSSEERASLVATRTPDGYLSHDIRLQGENETVFLAF from the coding sequence GTGATCCCCGCCAAGACGCACCGCGCCACCCCCGGCCAGACGGTCGGACCGTTCTTCGCCTACGGCCTGGAGTTCCCGAAGCAGCACGAGGTGGTGTTCCCGCATTCGCCCGGTGCGATCGTGCTCTCGGGCACCGTGTACGACGGTGCGGGCTCGCCGATCCCCGACGCCCTCATCGAGATCTTCGGGGCGGATGCCGACGGCTCGGTGCCGCGCGCGCGAGGCGCGTTCCGCCGCGACGGTCACACGTTCACCGGCTTCGGCCGCGCCTTCACCGACGACGAGGGGCGCTACTCGTTTTGGACGCGGGAGCCGGGCGGCATCTGGGGGCGCGCGGGATTCTTCGCCGCGATCGTGTTCGCGCGCGGCCTGCCCGACAAGCTGCACACCCGCATCTACTCGCCCGCCGACCAGGACGCTCTCGCCGCCGACCCGCTGCTGTCGTCGCTCTCGAGCGAGGAGCGCGCTAGCCTCGTCGCGACCCGGACGCCCGACGGGTACCTGTCGCACGACATCCGACTGCAGGGCGAGAACGAGACGGTGTTCCTTGCGTTCTGA
- a CDS encoding BLUF domain-containing protein has product MNSDLVSISYVSAASDPFDDDRLKDLLTQSRRSNHEHDLTGMLLYRRGRFFQVLEGSQDAVDELMTKIRRDPRHTDVRVLLSERIDERRFTEWTMGYEPIGVPTTPAPEGFRDTFDDLEADDEDASIRAVRELTVWFRARTANGA; this is encoded by the coding sequence GTGAACTCCGACCTCGTGTCCATCTCGTACGTCAGCGCGGCGTCCGATCCGTTCGACGACGACCGCCTCAAGGACCTCCTCACGCAGAGCCGCCGGTCGAATCACGAGCACGATCTCACCGGCATGCTGCTGTATCGCCGCGGGCGTTTCTTCCAGGTGCTCGAAGGGTCGCAGGATGCCGTGGACGAACTCATGACGAAGATCCGACGCGACCCGCGGCACACGGACGTGCGCGTGCTGCTCTCGGAGCGCATCGACGAGCGCCGCTTCACGGAGTGGACGATGGGGTACGAGCCGATCGGCGTTCCCACGACACCCGCGCCCGAGGGCTTCCGCGACACCTTCGACGACCTCGAGGCCGACGACGAAGACGCGAGCATCCGCGCCGTGCGCGAGCTCACCGTGTGGTTCCGCGCGCGGACGGCGAACGGCGCCTGA
- a CDS encoding DUF6611 family protein, producing the protein MRTNNGFPFHASGTWGFYERRLSGHGLVVEHLQVLPPDGRPEERLVWNAAVIWPYVGFFCGIAAAAAAHHTSSVAASVALGAVVWLVPWAWLAWRSRPFARRVRESWRISGAGTWMVDPSPLRDHAERLADAGRRAAFDRTHRYVTLTWGDVYAALAAQAEPASIALVVHTPAAESRVVHESRHPRPRPAAHFLPRGTGLTSSGATPRSDRAPHPTPTANPAN; encoded by the coding sequence GTGCGAACGAACAACGGCTTCCCCTTTCACGCGAGCGGAACCTGGGGCTTCTACGAACGGCGACTGAGCGGTCACGGGCTCGTCGTCGAGCACCTGCAGGTGCTCCCCCCGGACGGCAGGCCCGAAGAGCGACTCGTGTGGAACGCGGCGGTGATCTGGCCCTACGTCGGCTTCTTCTGCGGCATCGCCGCGGCCGCCGCCGCGCATCACACCAGCTCCGTCGCGGCAAGCGTGGCACTCGGCGCCGTCGTGTGGCTCGTGCCGTGGGCCTGGCTGGCATGGAGAAGCCGCCCCTTCGCGCGGCGCGTCCGCGAGTCCTGGCGGATCAGCGGTGCCGGGACGTGGATGGTCGACCCCTCGCCGCTCCGCGATCACGCCGAACGTCTCGCCGACGCCGGTCGACGGGCCGCCTTCGATCGGACACACCGATACGTGACGCTCACCTGGGGCGACGTCTACGCGGCGCTCGCGGCGCAGGCGGAACCCGCCTCGATAGCCCTCGTCGTGCACACCCCCGCGGCGGAGTCCCGCGTCGTCCACGAGAGCCGCCATCCTCGGCCCCGACCCGCCGCTCACTTCCTCCCGCGCGGGACCGGTCTCACGTCCTCAGGTGCGACGCCCCGTTCAGATCGAGCACCGCACCCGACGCCCACTGCGAACCCGGCGAACTGA
- a CDS encoding YdeI/OmpD-associated family protein has product MTEAPELIVDDAARWRSWLDAHEDTSDGVWLVLAKKGTTSPTSLTYAHALDEALCSGWIDGRKQSRDADTFRQHFTPRRARSMWSKRNVDHVARLTDEGRMRPRGADEIARAQADGRWERAYEGSAAIEIPADLREALDAEPVAARAFEALTKAERYSVLHPVVTATTPATRAKRIARHVQRLAADPAPPARKD; this is encoded by the coding sequence ATGACCGAAGCCCCCGAGCTGATCGTCGACGACGCCGCGCGCTGGCGATCGTGGCTCGACGCCCACGAAGACACCAGCGATGGTGTGTGGCTGGTGCTCGCGAAGAAGGGCACGACCTCGCCCACGTCCCTCACCTACGCCCACGCCCTCGACGAGGCCCTCTGCAGCGGGTGGATCGACGGGCGAAAGCAGTCCCGGGATGCCGACACCTTCCGACAGCACTTCACCCCGCGCCGCGCCCGCTCGATGTGGTCGAAGCGGAACGTCGATCACGTCGCCCGCCTGACGGACGAGGGGCGCATGCGGCCCCGCGGGGCCGACGAGATCGCACGCGCTCAGGCCGACGGGCGGTGGGAGCGCGCCTACGAGGGATCCGCGGCGATCGAGATCCCGGCAGACCTGCGCGAAGCCCTGGATGCCGAGCCCGTCGCGGCGCGCGCCTTCGAGGCGCTGACCAAGGCCGAGCGCTACTCGGTGCTGCATCCCGTCGTCACCGCGACGACGCCCGCGACCCGGGCGAAGAGGATCGCGCGCCACGTGCAACGCCTCGCCGCCGATCCGGCTCCCCCGGCCCGGAAGGACTGA
- a CDS encoding IclR family transcriptional regulator gives MANSPSGDSVTDRLVRILETFTPTRTAQTTSDIGRRAGLPSSSAHRIVNELVDAGLLERDEERRIRVGMRLWELATRSSHALRLRQAALPAMERVQTRVREHTQLAILEQEEALFLERLSAPDSGANITRIAGRLPLHASSSGLVLLAFAPHDLRERVLAGPLRAVTPETIVDPAALRRVLAEIRSLGRVIAPGYVDSVSTGVAVPVRDETGAVIAALSVVLPRDAETPFALVELHRAARDTERALGYRR, from the coding sequence ATGGCGAACTCCCCCTCGGGCGACTCGGTGACCGACCGCCTGGTGCGGATCCTCGAGACCTTCACCCCCACGCGCACCGCGCAGACCACGTCCGACATCGGACGGCGGGCGGGTCTGCCGAGCTCGTCGGCGCATCGGATCGTGAACGAGCTGGTGGATGCCGGCTTGCTCGAGCGCGACGAAGAGCGCCGCATCCGCGTGGGCATGCGCCTCTGGGAACTGGCCACGCGGTCCTCTCACGCCCTGCGCCTACGCCAAGCGGCGCTGCCGGCGATGGAGCGGGTGCAGACGCGCGTGCGCGAACACACGCAGCTGGCGATCCTCGAGCAGGAGGAAGCGCTCTTCCTCGAGCGGCTCAGCGCCCCCGACTCGGGGGCGAACATCACGCGCATCGCCGGGCGCCTTCCCCTGCACGCGTCGTCGTCGGGTCTCGTCCTCCTCGCCTTCGCCCCCCACGATCTGCGGGAGCGCGTACTCGCCGGACCCCTGCGCGCCGTCACCCCCGAGACGATCGTCGACCCGGCGGCCCTGCGCCGCGTGCTCGCCGAGATCCGCAGCCTGGGCCGGGTCATCGCCCCCGGCTACGTCGACAGCGTCTCGACGGGAGTCGCCGTGCCCGTGCGCGATGAGACGGGTGCGGTGATCGCCGCCCTGTCGGTGGTGCTCCCCCGCGACGCCGAGACCCCGTTCGCCCTGGTCGAGCTGCACCGCGCCGCCCGCGACACCGAGCGCGCCCTCGGCTACCGCCGCTGA
- a CDS encoding SDR family NAD(P)-dependent oxidoreductase, producing the protein MLHSLVTGASRGIGRAIAVALSARGDRVAVHYGQDLSAAEETLALLHGDGHVLVGGDVSDPETAERIVDDVLHAFGRIDVLVNNAALAPNPSTSHPIATVDYATWHRTWERMVQVDLQAPANLVFLVARSLIERGLPGSIVNVGSRGAFRGEPEFPAYGAAKAGLHAMGQSLAVALAPHGIAVTSVAPGFVGTDRQQEKLAGAAGAGIRDQSPFGRVATPEEVADAVVYLSSPGSQWASGAVLDLNGASHLRT; encoded by the coding sequence ATGCTGCACTCTCTGGTCACCGGCGCCTCACGCGGAATCGGGCGCGCGATCGCCGTCGCCCTGAGCGCCCGCGGAGATCGGGTCGCCGTCCACTACGGTCAGGACCTCTCGGCTGCCGAGGAGACCCTCGCGCTGCTGCACGGCGACGGACACGTCCTCGTGGGAGGAGACGTCTCCGACCCGGAGACCGCGGAACGCATCGTCGACGACGTCCTCCACGCGTTCGGACGCATCGACGTCCTCGTCAACAACGCGGCCCTCGCCCCGAACCCCTCGACCTCGCACCCCATCGCGACCGTCGACTACGCCACCTGGCACCGCACCTGGGAACGCATGGTCCAGGTCGATCTGCAGGCGCCCGCCAACCTGGTCTTCCTCGTCGCGCGCTCCCTCATCGAACGGGGGCTCCCGGGGTCGATCGTGAACGTGGGCTCGCGCGGCGCCTTCCGTGGCGAACCCGAGTTCCCCGCCTATGGGGCGGCGAAAGCGGGGCTGCACGCGATGGGGCAGTCCCTCGCGGTGGCGCTCGCTCCGCATGGCATCGCGGTCACGAGCGTCGCTCCCGGGTTCGTCGGCACCGACCGGCAGCAGGAGAAGCTGGCCGGAGCGGCGGGCGCCGGCATCCGGGATCAAAGTCCCTTCGGCCGCGTCGCCACTCCCGAAGAGGTGGCGGATGCCGTGGTGTACCTCAGTTCGCCGGGTTCGCAGTGGGCGTCGGGTGCGGTGCTCGATCTGAACGGGGCGTCGCACCTGAGGACGTGA
- the pcaH gene encoding protocatechuate 3,4-dioxygenase subunit beta → MSNPPAAAPESLLAAPDQATQDEIVREIRARHAELDALEAAGTHVAATAHDFPAYRSSVLRHPTKNPKLVDPETIELFSPAFGQRDVAAIESDLTLQHAGEPLGERMSVQGRLLDSWGRPVANQLIEIWQANAAGRYIHQRDQHPAPLDPNFTGAGRAVTNDNGEYRFTTIKPGPYPWKNHRNAWRPAHIHFSVFGSSFTQRLVTQMYFPGDPLFALDPIYNSIHRQKDRDALVGVYDHDLTSPEWATGYRFDIVVDGPEQTYFEQEGDE, encoded by the coding sequence ATGTCGAACCCTCCCGCCGCCGCCCCCGAATCGCTGCTGGCCGCACCCGATCAGGCCACGCAAGACGAGATCGTCCGCGAGATCCGCGCCCGTCACGCCGAACTCGACGCGCTCGAGGCCGCGGGCACGCATGTCGCCGCGACCGCCCACGACTTCCCGGCGTATCGGTCGAGCGTGCTGCGGCATCCGACCAAGAATCCGAAGCTCGTCGACCCCGAGACGATCGAACTGTTCTCGCCCGCGTTCGGACAGCGAGACGTCGCCGCGATCGAGTCCGACCTCACGCTGCAGCACGCGGGCGAGCCGCTGGGGGAGCGCATGAGCGTGCAGGGGCGCCTGCTCGATTCGTGGGGCCGGCCGGTGGCGAACCAGCTCATCGAGATCTGGCAGGCCAACGCCGCCGGGCGCTACATCCACCAGCGCGACCAGCACCCCGCCCCGCTTGACCCGAACTTCACCGGCGCCGGGCGCGCGGTCACGAACGACAACGGCGAGTACCGGTTCACCACCATCAAGCCCGGGCCCTACCCGTGGAAGAACCACCGCAACGCGTGGCGGCCCGCGCACATCCACTTCTCGGTGTTCGGCTCGTCGTTCACGCAGCGGCTCGTGACGCAGATGTACTTCCCGGGCGACCCGCTGTTCGCGCTCGACCCGATCTACAACTCCATCCACCGGCAGAAGGACCGCGACGCCCTGGTCGGCGTCTACGACCACGACCTCACCTCGCCCGAGTGGGCGACGGGGTACCGCTTCGACATCGTGGTCGACGGGCCGGAGCAGACCTACTTCGAGCAGGAGGGCGACGAGTGA
- a CDS encoding ester cyclase, with translation MEVWETREWFADYLDALNRHDLEAVRGFLHPAVRRAHLPAGAEAWIADLAELLHGFPDWQWKRIQLIVEDDRLAVHLRGGGEHTGAFAHVMPTRRRVNIASFAMYRIEKGRIAEATGTDDSAQIRAALV, from the coding sequence GTGGAGGTCTGGGAGACGCGAGAGTGGTTCGCCGACTACCTCGACGCCCTCAACCGGCACGACCTCGAAGCCGTCCGCGGGTTCTTGCACCCCGCGGTGCGCCGCGCGCACCTGCCCGCGGGGGCCGAGGCGTGGATCGCCGATCTGGCGGAGCTGCTGCACGGCTTCCCCGATTGGCAGTGGAAGCGCATTCAGCTGATCGTGGAGGACGACCGTCTGGCGGTTCATCTGCGGGGCGGGGGAGAGCACACCGGCGCGTTCGCGCACGTGATGCCGACCCGCCGACGCGTGAACATCGCCTCGTTCGCGATGTACCGCATCGAGAAGGGGCGGATCGCCGAGGCGACCGGCACCGACGATTCCGCGCAGATCCGCGCCGCGTTGGTCTGA